From the genome of Parasteatoda tepidariorum isolate YZ-2023 unplaced genomic scaffold, CAS_Ptep_4.0 HiC_scaffold_6070, whole genome shotgun sequence:
tccagaatttttttctccgcgCAGAATCGTTGTGAACTATTTTCAAAGCAAACCTAAAAGAATGCAAGAAATAGATTTCTTAgcctaataaaaatatgaaagtgtCATTTACTagcaaattatttgaattttgagatttctttgaattactatactttttaaatgatgtgttaaaaaagtataataccATTTTTCATGttacataaattacaattttaatcctaGGTACATATGAAAAAGTtgcagaagaagaagaagaaatctACGAAGTAATTaacattcataaattaaaaagtgcagTTCCAAATCTTCGAGTTGTCAATCTTTATGGCATTATCTTCGTGGATGACAGTCATGTAGAAGCCCTTAGTAGTAACTGTATACAGTTGGAATGtcttgcaattaatttttgccATAAATTCACCGgatcaactttaaaattacttctccaACGATGCAAAAAGCTAAAATGTCTCTTGATGCAACAAACATGTgagtaaaatgaaagaaagtaattacttaattttttaacagaaaaaattttagaatctgTGTTTCATTTGCTTACTGTTAtctacactctataacaaaaaaatcgacgcaccaagaaggagttgtccgattgaaacgaaaattggtggataggaagacaatgtacggaatagtaaatgattaaaatttcagaacaattaaataatttattgccgagttacagtaacaagttcaacaaggtgttgacccgcctctagcctggataccaGCTgtcacacggcgtggcatagaccgataaagctcccggatggtctcttgcagtatttcctgccaaattcgatccaattgtcgaacgaggtcatcaa
Proteins encoded in this window:
- the LOC122273627 gene encoding uncharacterized protein; translated protein: PSLRYIELPIELITHTVLQELAYKCTSLTHMLLDFSTAMQLHDFSDLQTFPSRLRTMCICLSEVIFMEGFMRKIYNFINGLEVLHLIGTYEKVAEEEEEIYEVINIHKLKSAVPNLRVVNLYGIIFVDDSHVEALSSNCIQLECLAINFCHKFTGSTLKLLLQRCKKLKCLLMQQTCE